The proteins below are encoded in one region of Campylobacter rectus:
- a CDS encoding molybdopterin molybdotransferase MoeA: MNHPSREEFLEILRQRCKFKPKIKTIPVEKSLGRTLVCDVFSRRDIPAVRSSALDGIAFKFENLSKKDEREWVLGDDYAFGNTGVYIDDEFDTVVRIEDVSFENEKLRIVKAPAYEGCNVNQIGSFIKEKELLIKSGEVLRAEHICLMAAAGVKSVEVLAKPVVAFIPTGDELSHFKMPLKTGKNAEANSLLFKALMREWGAKANIYPIIPDDLWLLKQTLQDAVQNSDIVVFNAGSSKGTMDFTSKVFQSLGELVVSTLSHAPAKPTSFAMIGDTPVLGIVGPSIGAELTMKWYLKPLIEWFSKRPNVKPAVLNVTLMSDFSAPAMLDLYQQVIILKQKESYLCYPPSIINHSARISCVSYANAVLKIPKGETLFKGDEAAVELKVDKAFIKEASKWRTYESDPYSNLKTNT, encoded by the coding sequence ATGAATCACCCTTCAAGAGAAGAATTTTTAGAAATTTTACGCCAAAGGTGCAAATTTAAGCCCAAAATCAAAACGATACCGGTAGAAAAGAGTCTCGGCAGGACGCTTGTTTGCGACGTTTTTTCGCGCAGAGATATTCCTGCGGTGCGCTCGAGTGCGCTTGACGGCATCGCTTTTAAATTTGAAAATTTATCGAAAAAAGACGAGCGCGAATGGGTTTTAGGCGACGATTACGCATTTGGCAACACGGGCGTTTATATAGACGACGAATTCGACACCGTCGTGAGGATAGAGGACGTCTCGTTCGAAAACGAAAAACTTCGCATCGTAAAAGCGCCCGCTTACGAGGGCTGCAACGTAAATCAAATCGGCTCGTTCATCAAAGAAAAGGAGCTTTTGATAAAATCGGGCGAGGTCTTAAGGGCCGAGCATATCTGCCTTATGGCGGCTGCGGGCGTTAAAAGCGTAGAGGTTTTGGCTAAGCCCGTAGTGGCGTTTATTCCGACGGGGGATGAGCTGAGTCATTTTAAAATGCCGCTAAAAACGGGCAAAAACGCAGAGGCGAATTCGCTACTGTTTAAAGCCCTGATGCGCGAGTGGGGCGCGAAAGCAAACATCTATCCCATCATCCCCGACGATCTTTGGCTTTTAAAACAAACTCTGCAAGACGCCGTGCAAAACAGCGATATCGTCGTCTTTAACGCAGGCTCTTCAAAAGGGACGATGGATTTTACCTCCAAAGTCTTTCAAAGTCTCGGCGAGCTCGTCGTCTCCACACTCTCGCACGCGCCCGCAAAACCCACTAGTTTTGCGATGATAGGCGATACGCCGGTGCTCGGCATAGTAGGACCATCTATAGGCGCCGAGCTAACGATGAAGTGGTATTTAAAGCCGCTGATCGAGTGGTTTTCAAAAAGACCCAACGTCAAGCCCGCCGTGCTAAACGTAACTCTTATGAGCGATTTTAGCGCGCCTGCGATGCTCGATCTTTATCAACAAGTAATAATCTTAAAGCAAAAAGAAAGCTATCTGTGCTACCCGCCTAGCATCATAAATCACTCCGCGCGCATAAGCTGCGTCAGCTACGCGAACGCGGTGCTGAAAATCCCCAAAGGCGAAACGCTTTTTAAAGGCGATGAAGCGGCGGTAGAGCTTAAAGTAGATAAAGCCTTCATAAAAGAAGCGTCTAAATGGAGAACATATGAATCTGATCCTTACTCAAACCTTAAAACAAATACATAA
- a CDS encoding GNAT family N-acetyltransferase, translated as MLHLEKVNGKNIWDILKLQVSETQKSFVAANDISIIEAYITITANGYAFPFGIYDNETPVGFLMIGFDVHDYWIDAPEIAKGNYNLWRLMIDKAYQNNGFGKEAVKLALDFVKTFPCGKAEYCWLSYEPENQVARKLYSSFGFVETGDMDGEELIAALKL; from the coding sequence ATGCTTCATTTGGAAAAAGTAAACGGGAAAAACATTTGGGATATTTTGAAACTGCAGGTATCGGAAACACAGAAAAGCTTTGTTGCTGCCAATGATATAAGCATCATTGAAGCCTATATTACAATCACCGCAAATGGTTATGCATTTCCATTCGGGATATATGACAATGAAACACCGGTCGGATTTTTGATGATCGGTTTTGATGTTCATGACTATTGGATTGACGCACCTGAAATAGCAAAAGGAAATTATAATCTTTGGCGTCTGATGATTGATAAAGCGTATCAAAACAATGGATTTGGAAAAGAAGCGGTTAAATTGGCTCTAGATTTTGTTAAGACTTTTCCTTGCGGAAAAGCTGAATATTGTTGGTTGTCTTATGAACCTGAAAATCAAGTTGCACGTAAACTATATAGCTCATTCGGTTTTGTCGAAACAGGAGATATGGATGGAGAAGAACTTATCGCAGCGTTAAAGTTATAA
- a CDS encoding DUF364 domain-containing protein, with product MNLILTQTLKQIHKILGDEAARLSVERVVVGLFFTGVKLNNGVCGISYTPLKSFPQAVCCPSQAAVMPHSGGMVGKGIEFFTRDINSPSPLKKTIAIAVINALSQTCFQKNPSLYNIKLNADPFDELTFKDGSFSVIIGALVPYIKDMMKNGRDFRILELDKSVLKENELVYYLPASEAKNVVPKADNLIITGTTLINDTLEEILSFKKAGADVVVVGPTVSMLPQALFECGVKHIGGVYTTHADELLDIIAQAGSGYHFFKKFANKFAISDERRKL from the coding sequence ATGAATCTGATCCTTACTCAAACCTTAAAACAAATACATAAAATTTTAGGCGATGAAGCGGCGCGTTTAAGCGTAGAGCGAGTGGTTGTCGGACTGTTTTTTACGGGCGTGAAGCTTAATAACGGAGTTTGCGGCATCAGTTACACTCCGCTCAAATCCTTTCCGCAAGCTGTCTGTTGCCCCTCTCAAGCTGCCGTTATGCCGCATTCGGGCGGTATGGTCGGTAAGGGGATAGAATTTTTTACAAGAGATATCAACAGTCCCAGTCCTCTTAAAAAAACGATCGCCATAGCCGTTATTAACGCCCTGTCTCAAACCTGCTTTCAAAAAAACCCTTCTCTTTACAATATCAAATTAAACGCCGATCCGTTTGATGAGCTTACATTTAAGGACGGTTCATTTAGCGTGATCATAGGTGCGCTGGTGCCTTATATCAAAGATATGATGAAAAACGGCAGGGATTTTCGAATTTTGGAGCTTGATAAAAGCGTATTGAAAGAAAATGAGCTTGTATATTATCTGCCCGCGAGCGAAGCAAAAAACGTAGTACCTAAAGCCGATAATCTCATCATAACCGGAACTACGCTTATAAACGATACGCTGGAGGAAATTTTAAGCTTTAAAAAAGCCGGCGCCGATGTGGTTGTCGTAGGGCCGACCGTCTCTATGCTACCGCAAGCTTTATTTGAATGCGGCGTAAAGCATATCGGCGGAGTTTATACCACGCATGCCGACGAGCTTTTGGATATCATCGCCCAGGCCGGTTCGGGGTATCATTTTTTTAAGAAATTTGCTAATAAATTCGCAATAAGCGATGAAAGGAGGAAGTTATGA
- a CDS encoding ribonucleoside triphosphate reductase produces MKFILKRDGTKQEYLPYKIQDAIKKAFESESKEYDDKVFLDVMGHVFDSEVLSVEDIQDYIEKALFNAGHFDVMKSFMLYRHTHKLQREQILGLNEDTTYINSTQTISEYINGTDWRILANSNTSYSNAGLINNTAGKVIANYWLDKVYSKEEGLAHRNGDYHIHDLDCLTGYCAGWSLRALLNEGFNGVRGRVESKAPKHFREALYQMANFLGILQSEWAGAQAFSSFDTYLAPYVFRDKLSDKEIKKAITSFIFNLNVPARWGQSPFTNVTIDITCPSDLRDQIPTREDRHIFSDLEDAELAQEAAKRGFNKLTDMTYRAFEPEMNRIDKAFYEIMTEGDKCSQPFTFPIPTVNITEDFDWDSEVAKVLFENTAKMGSSYFQNFVGSQYTVDENGNRVANDKAYKPGHVRSMCCRLQLDLRELLKRGGGLFGSAEMTGSIGVVTLNLARLGYLYKGDKKGLYTRLEYLLNLAKSTLEKKRAFIQEMYERGLYPYTARYLKHFNNHFSTIGINGMNELLRNFTNDKENIATDFGREFAIEMIEFLRGKIREFQESTGNLYNLEATPAEGTTYRFAKEDKKRYPDIIQAGFGENIYYTNSTQLPANFTDDVFEALDLQDELQSSYTGGTVLHLYMKERISSAQACKDLVRGVINNYKLPYITITPVFSVCAKHGYISGEHEYCPKCDEELLAKFKAENSVK; encoded by the coding sequence ATGAAATTTATCCTAAAACGCGACGGCACGAAGCAAGAATACCTCCCGTATAAAATCCAAGACGCGATCAAAAAAGCCTTTGAAAGCGAGTCTAAAGAGTACGACGACAAGGTTTTTTTGGACGTGATGGGGCATGTGTTTGATAGCGAAGTTTTGAGCGTCGAGGACATACAAGACTACATCGAAAAGGCGCTTTTTAACGCGGGACACTTCGACGTGATGAAGAGCTTTATGCTCTACCGCCACACGCACAAGCTTCAGCGCGAGCAAATTTTAGGACTAAACGAAGATACGACCTACATCAACTCCACCCAAACCATCAGCGAGTATATCAACGGCACCGACTGGCGAATTCTCGCCAACTCAAACACCAGCTACTCAAACGCCGGCCTCATCAACAACACCGCGGGCAAGGTCATCGCCAACTACTGGCTGGATAAGGTGTATAGCAAAGAAGAGGGCCTAGCGCACCGAAACGGCGACTATCACATCCACGATCTTGACTGCCTTACCGGCTACTGTGCGGGCTGGAGTTTGAGGGCGCTACTAAACGAGGGCTTTAACGGCGTGCGCGGCAGGGTCGAGAGCAAGGCGCCAAAGCACTTTAGAGAGGCGCTGTATCAGATGGCCAATTTCCTAGGAATTTTACAAAGCGAGTGGGCGGGCGCGCAGGCGTTTAGCAGCTTTGACACCTACCTAGCACCTTATGTTTTCCGCGACAAGCTAAGCGATAAAGAGATCAAAAAGGCGATAACGAGCTTTATCTTTAACCTAAACGTGCCGGCTCGCTGGGGCCAGAGTCCGTTTACCAACGTAACGATCGACATCACCTGCCCGTCCGATCTGCGCGATCAGATACCTACGCGCGAGGATAGGCATATATTTAGCGATTTAGAGGATGCGGAGCTGGCGCAGGAGGCCGCCAAACGCGGCTTTAACAAGCTAACCGATATGACCTACCGCGCCTTTGAGCCCGAGATGAACCGCATAGATAAGGCCTTTTACGAGATTATGACCGAGGGCGACAAGTGCTCGCAGCCATTTACCTTCCCGATACCTACCGTAAATATCACCGAGGACTTCGACTGGGACAGCGAGGTGGCGAAGGTGCTTTTTGAAAACACGGCGAAAATGGGATCGAGCTATTTTCAAAATTTCGTCGGCTCTCAATACACGGTCGATGAAAACGGCAACCGCGTCGCAAACGACAAAGCCTATAAGCCAGGACACGTACGCTCAATGTGCTGCCGCTTGCAGCTGGATTTGCGCGAGCTGCTAAAGCGCGGCGGAGGGCTGTTCGGCAGCGCGGAGATGACCGGCAGTATCGGCGTCGTGACGCTAAATTTAGCTCGCCTGGGCTACCTATATAAAGGCGATAAAAAGGGACTCTATACGCGCCTTGAGTATCTGCTAAATTTAGCCAAATCCACGCTCGAAAAAAAGCGCGCCTTTATCCAGGAGATGTACGAACGCGGCCTGTACCCGTATACCGCGCGCTATCTAAAGCACTTTAACAACCACTTTAGCACCATCGGCATCAACGGTATGAACGAACTTTTGCGTAATTTCACGAACGACAAGGAAAATATCGCGACTGATTTCGGGCGAGAGTTTGCGATCGAGATGATCGAGTTTTTGCGCGGTAAAATTCGCGAATTTCAAGAGAGCACCGGCAACCTTTATAACCTCGAAGCCACGCCAGCCGAGGGCACGACGTATCGCTTTGCCAAAGAGGACAAAAAGCGCTATCCGGATATCATCCAGGCGGGTTTTGGCGAAAATATCTACTACACCAACTCCACGCAGCTGCCGGCAAATTTCACCGACGACGTGTTCGAGGCGCTCGATCTGCAAGACGAACTGCAAAGCTCCTACACGGGCGGCACGGTGCTGCATCTGTATATGAAGGAGCGCATCAGCTCGGCGCAGGCCTGCAAAGATCTCGTGCGCGGCGTGATAAACAACTACAAGCTGCCCTACATCACGATAACGCCGGTCTTTAGTGTCTGCGCCAAGCACGGCTACATCAGCGGCGAGCACGAATACTGCCCGAAATGCGACGAGGAGCTTTTGGCTAAATTTAAAGCTGAAAATAGCGTAAAATAG
- a CDS encoding SbmA/BacA-like family transporter — protein MDIKSSSQRIQEDIYRFVDAAKNLGSQVADAAMTLIASIPILWALSGH, from the coding sequence ATCGATATCAAAAGCAGCTCACAACGTATCCAAGAGGATATCTACCGCTTTGTCGATGCGGCGAAAAATTTAGGCTCGCAGGTAGCCGACGCCGCGATGACGCTCATCGCCTCTATCCCGATACTTTGGGCGCTTAGCGGTCATTGA
- a CDS encoding M48 family metallopeptidase gives MTIRKIILLAVFTATMLTGCFTSSTSGGALGENRRQMFLVGEQEMNEAAAKAYVETLSGARQKGLLNIDPVMTKKVQDVAKRLIAQVGAFREDALKWKWEVNVIDENTINAWCMPGGRIVVYSGIIKNLSLTNGELAAVMGHEIAHALREHSREQASTDRLKNVGIFAVSQAAGLGDLAAGAINIAAQYTISLPFSRSHEREADHIGTELMARAGYDPKEAVNVWVKMSQKSGGNVPEILSTHPSNESRIADLRKVAAKLEPIYLQAKK, from the coding sequence ATGACGATAAGAAAAATTATTTTGCTCGCCGTATTTACCGCGACGATGCTGACGGGCTGCTTTACGAGCTCCACTAGCGGCGGGGCGCTGGGCGAAAACAGGCGTCAGATGTTTCTAGTGGGCGAGCAGGAGATGAACGAGGCCGCGGCCAAAGCCTACGTAGAAACGCTAAGCGGCGCACGCCAAAAGGGCCTACTAAACATCGATCCCGTGATGACGAAAAAAGTGCAAGACGTCGCCAAGCGGCTCATCGCGCAGGTCGGAGCATTTAGAGAGGATGCGCTAAAATGGAAATGGGAGGTAAACGTCATCGACGAAAACACGATAAACGCGTGGTGTATGCCGGGCGGTCGCATCGTCGTTTATAGCGGCATCATCAAAAATCTATCGCTCACAAACGGCGAGCTGGCCGCAGTCATGGGGCATGAGATCGCGCACGCGCTGCGTGAACATAGCCGCGAGCAGGCCAGCACCGACAGGCTCAAAAACGTGGGCATTTTCGCCGTTTCGCAGGCTGCGGGACTGGGCGATCTGGCCGCCGGTGCGATAAATATCGCCGCGCAATACACCATCTCGCTGCCGTTTTCACGTTCGCACGAGCGCGAGGCCGACCACATAGGCACGGAGCTGATGGCGCGCGCGGGCTATGACCCAAAAGAAGCGGTGAACGTCTGGGTCAAAATGTCGCAAAAAAGCGGCGGTAACGTGCCCGAGATACTAAGCACTCACCCGTCAAACGAAAGCCGCATCGCCGATCTGCGCAAGGTTGCGGCAAAGCTCGAGCCGATATATTTGCAGGCTAAAAAGTAA
- a CDS encoding FecCD family ABC transporter permease, which translates to MFGKKSARLKPILIALSPVVCFLFSMSIGHYEISAYEVLDMLFSKLTASEMRYGDMMQTVVFEVRLPRVILAMMVGCSLSVSGAVYQCVFKNPMASPNILGTSSGAGLGTALAIIFSFGAIYTQMISFAFGLLAVAITYAISAKIGRRGNLILVFVLTGILVSTVFQALISLVKYTADPYEKLPAITFWLMGSLSTAGKNDILIILIPFLLGIVPLFLMRWRLNILSLGDDDVKCLGIDVRNLRLIVIGCSTLLTASCVSVAGIIGWVGLIVPHIARMLVGSNFIALLPSSALIGATYLLLIDDAARGIFKAEIPLSILTALIGAPYFIYLLVKTKDAT; encoded by the coding sequence ATGTTTGGTAAAAAGAGCGCAAGGCTCAAACCGATCCTCATCGCGCTATCGCCCGTAGTATGCTTTTTGTTTTCTATGAGTATCGGGCACTACGAAATAAGCGCGTATGAGGTCTTGGATATGCTTTTTTCAAAACTGACCGCAAGCGAGATGCGCTACGGCGATATGATGCAGACGGTGGTCTTTGAGGTGAGGCTGCCGCGCGTCATCCTAGCGATGATGGTGGGCTGCTCTCTTTCGGTATCAGGCGCGGTTTATCAGTGCGTTTTTAAAAACCCTATGGCATCTCCTAATATCCTAGGCACCTCCTCGGGTGCGGGTTTAGGCACGGCTTTGGCGATCATTTTTTCATTCGGAGCGATTTATACGCAGATGATAAGTTTCGCCTTCGGACTGCTTGCCGTAGCGATCACCTACGCTATCAGCGCTAAAATCGGCAGAAGAGGAAATTTGATCCTCGTTTTTGTTCTGACGGGCATCTTGGTCTCTACCGTTTTTCAGGCCTTAATATCGCTGGTAAAATACACCGCCGATCCCTACGAAAAGCTGCCCGCCATAACCTTTTGGCTGATGGGGAGCCTATCTACCGCAGGCAAAAACGACATTTTGATTATTCTTATTCCGTTTTTACTCGGCATCGTGCCGCTGTTTTTGATGAGATGGCGGCTTAATATCCTATCTCTTGGCGACGACGACGTAAAATGCCTGGGCATAGACGTGCGGAATTTACGCCTGATCGTGATAGGATGCTCCACGCTGCTGACCGCGTCTTGCGTCTCGGTAGCGGGGATCATCGGCTGGGTCGGGCTCATCGTGCCGCATATAGCAAGGATGCTCGTGGGCTCAAATTTCATCGCTCTGCTGCCTAGCAGCGCACTGATAGGAGCGACCTATCTCTTGCTCATAGACGATGCGGCGCGCGGTATTTTTAAGGCCGAAATCCCGCTATCCATACTGACCGCGCTTATCGGCGCTCCTTATTTTATCTACTTGCTCGTAAAGACGAAGGACGCGACATAG
- a CDS encoding ABC transporter substrate-binding protein, which yields MKKIWLGFLKALLLSAVFALGAYAAQTKSIRDFAQRQVQVPENIRSVATLGSVGVLNCFIFAMGEGDKIANALPPRFTKTDRWKYHYKFNPALKNYPVVEDAESSIIMEELLKVRPDIVFTMDKRQADEVAKKGLNAVVLTWKDADDAKKVVDLLGEIFHKSARAQEYDAYFDDMIKKVGDAVAHIHADKKVKVLNTTLKRLALGHEIGEWWIEKASGISVSKEIRMGESQTYSLEQLLSWDPDFLLVQTGADKKFAYEDPRFKGLKAVKNKRVFVTPVFGHVWANRTMEQPLTVLWAAKLFYPQALKEISLKDELKKFSKQFFSYDLSDEECKEILGDLD from the coding sequence ATGAAAAAAATTTGGCTCGGGTTTTTAAAAGCCCTATTATTGTCCGCGGTATTCGCACTCGGCGCGTATGCCGCCCAAACAAAAAGCATTCGGGATTTTGCCCAAAGGCAGGTGCAGGTCCCAGAAAACATACGAAGCGTTGCGACGCTAGGCTCCGTGGGTGTTCTAAACTGCTTCATTTTCGCTATGGGAGAGGGCGATAAGATAGCAAATGCTTTGCCACCTAGATTTACCAAAACCGATAGGTGGAAATATCACTATAAATTTAATCCCGCGCTTAAAAACTATCCTGTAGTCGAGGATGCCGAGAGCTCCATCATCATGGAGGAGCTTTTGAAGGTTCGCCCCGATATTGTTTTTACGATGGATAAAAGACAAGCCGACGAGGTCGCTAAAAAAGGGCTAAACGCCGTCGTTTTGACGTGGAAGGACGCGGATGACGCTAAAAAGGTCGTGGATCTGTTGGGTGAAATTTTCCATAAATCGGCGCGCGCGCAGGAGTATGACGCATACTTTGACGATATGATAAAAAAGGTCGGCGACGCGGTCGCGCATATCCACGCGGATAAGAAAGTAAAAGTTTTAAACACGACGCTAAAAAGATTGGCGCTCGGGCATGAGATAGGCGAGTGGTGGATAGAAAAAGCGAGCGGCATAAGCGTGTCAAAAGAAATTCGTATGGGTGAGTCTCAGACCTATTCGCTAGAGCAGCTCTTATCTTGGGATCCCGATTTTTTGCTGGTTCAAACCGGCGCGGATAAGAAATTTGCCTATGAGGATCCGAGATTTAAGGGGCTAAAAGCGGTGAAAAACAAAAGGGTTTTCGTTACGCCCGTTTTCGGTCACGTGTGGGCGAACCGCACTATGGAGCAGCCTCTGACGGTGCTTTGGGCGGCGAAGTTATTTTATCCGCAAGCCTTAAAAGAGATCAGCCTCAAAGACGAGCTGAAAAAATTCTCAAAGCAGTTCTTCTCATACGATTTAAGCGATGAGGAGTGTAAAGAAATTTTAGGCGATTTGGATTAG